The Phyllopteryx taeniolatus isolate TA_2022b chromosome 4, UOR_Ptae_1.2, whole genome shotgun sequence genome includes the window gtttttcagctgcagggacaggacgaccggttgcaatcgaaggaaagataaatgcggccaagtacggggatatcctggaccaaaaccttctccagagtgctctggacctcagactggtccgaaggttcaccttccaataagacaatgacccgaagcacacagctaaaataatgaaggagtggcttcagaacaactccgtgactgttcttggatgggccagccagagccctgacttaaacccaattgagcatctctggaaagacccaaatccaggtgtgaaaaacttgttgcatcattcccaaaaagactcatggctgtattagctcaaaaggtgcttctgctaaatactgagcaaagggtctgaataattatggctgtgtgatttttcaatgtttcttttttaataaatttgtaaaaatgtcatcaaatcaattttttctgtcaatatggggtgctgtgtgtacattaatgaggaaaaaaaagaacttaaatgatcttagcaaatggctgcaatataacagagtggaaaatttaagggggtctgaatacttcctgTCCCCACTGGAGGATCGACAGTTAACtctgataaataaatgtacttaaaagtaTGAAGTAAAACAAAGACCTATCAGCACCATGgcatattttcttatttcttcttctttcaccaATGAGCATTTGGTTTGGCTGTCATGCTGGTTTTTGGGTCTCCTCAGACTCTGACTCAGAGGAGCGAGACCGGAAGTCCAAGAAATCGCCAAGGAAGAAACAGAAGCTGAGCAAGGCCGCACGGTCGCTCAAGAACGAGCCTGTTCACTGCGTCTTGGAAACAGGTCAGACGGCTGTCGGGATGATGAAAGGAACaatgaattcatttttaatCAGACTTCTGCACTCATTGATCTGCAAGTATagtggatatgaaaagtctacacaccctctTTTTAAATGCCagttattttttgcttttgaaaactgagaccaagataaataatttcaaaactctTTCCATCGTTAATGGGAACTATAACCTGCACAAGTcaattaaatgtttgtttgtttattattattaaaaaataaaagcagtgaGATAATGTGGACATAAGTGTGGCTGTATTCAGAATAAACCAATCGCATTCAATCTCCTGCTCAATGGGAGTCGGCACACGCCTGCCGCCGTTTGAAGTGCATGTGATcaatcccaaataaagttcagctcttctaataggcttttcctgacatttctttttttttttttgcttgctagcagaagcctgaaggctttgtgctaacactgacctCTGTGTCAAACTCTTCCTGATTCCTTCCGTCTTTCTAGCGGCCCACTTGTCGCCGAAGAGGGAATGTTTCTCTGGTCGTGATGCTGCCGCCACTGGGCTTCACTTTACCTACAGTCTTTGGCTGATAagctgtgttgtgtttgcaaCTTGGCGCCAAACATACCTTGTGGAATTTTGGCCAGAGAATTCAATCTAGGTGTCATTggactttatttggggttaatgagACTCActgtaaatggtggcaggtgtgttggTGGGCGTGTAGACTTTTCCACTGTAGATGGTGTCCTGGGCTGTTCCAATCTTTGTTCCTCCTAATGTAGGcttatttttgttcattcaaGATTAGAAATGCGTTCTCAGTGCTCACAGAACATAACTGGCTGTATGTTGACAGCAGTCTTTGATTTATCGTATTTCCCTCTTGGGTTTTTATGGAGTGGAGGctattatttgtaaaaatgcttttcttcaactttaaatgtattttcgtCACTccctcacaaaaaaataatggcagcgtatgaaaacaacatttatCACTATAATAAGCATTATGATAAGTATAAGATCGTCCCCTCCacaagtattggaatggcaaggtcgattcctttgtttttgttgtatactgaagacatttggggttcagatcaaaagatgaatatgagacaaaagttcagattgccagcttttatttcgtggtatttacatcgagatgtgttcaacaagtcagaacagagcaccttttgtttgaagccacccatttTACAAGTGAGcacaagtattggaacagacactGTGAAATAAActgaaagtgaataacatttaatatttgacgGTTgtcataacccttacttgcaataactgcatcaagcctgtgacccttTTTGACCACTTTTCTGTCTGCGTGGATTCTCCCGTCATTTACGCACCATCTTGCCAGATTCGCCCTTTGGGTGGAGCAACTCATATGTGAGCGTTCCTTGTCAAATccgtttttttttgcacattctaCTCTTAGCTTAAGCACGTTCCCTCTTACACACTGTAGAAGGGTTCATGTAGTAAGTCCACTGCCCTCTGAAGGTACAATATCATATTGCACGTTAAGTTTTATAATGTATGCCGCTACCCTTTGTCAGACAGAGACTGAActaacaatatttaattgagCGGATCAAAGAGACTCTGTGAGTTGGCTACATGCAGCATTTTAGCCATGAGATTTATTGGCGGAGATGATCCACGCAAGCCCATTTTTATTGGCGGACTTCCAAACATGCATTGTGTCATGAGCACAGTATTACGATGAATTACTTTCATTGGCTTTATTTCAACAAgaattttggagaaaaacatgctgTCCTTCAAAGTGTAATTGGTACCGTGAGCCCGAGCGGTCCGCCCGTCCCGCCTGGCCAACTACACATCTGCCGGTGAAGCGTATTTTCAAATTTACTGTATAGTCTGCTCAATATTTGTCACGGTTTTGAATGACATTCCCAAGTGTCAGGAAAtagttttccattttccatgatTTGAAGCCAGCGTCAGCTTTCACTGAAACACGCCTCTTGGTGTTTCGGCATTTAATCCCATTTCACGTGTGCTCGGTGTGCCCGAAGTCTTGACGGGAGAATACGTGCAGATGAAAAGTGCACAATCCAaggcatgtttaaaaaaaaaaaaaagacagaatgtAACCCCATAGAGCAGAGGCCACAATTTGAGGAAATGGTGCTTGAACGTTTTGAAAGCATTGCAAAGGATTGTTCTACGTTGAAGATGCGGAATGGTGTTCAGTTAAAGAAGAAATGGTTATTTTGCAACATGCTTTTGTGATTGTAGACTCAGACAGTGACAACTTTGAATCCCTGAAGAAGGCCTCCATAAACAAGCAAAATGGCACCTCCCAAAAGAGCAGGTCGAGTCCAagtgtgaaagaggctgcaaAGTCCCTCATCAAGTCGTCCTCTGTTCACTTGCAAATTGGAGCCAAATGTCCCAGCACGCCCGTCACGCCAAAGACGGCGCCGCCACCTCAGGCCAAACAAACCCCCACCTCTGTATTTGACTACTTCGGCAACGGAAGCATCCAGCGCTCGGACAAGAAGCTGGTCGCCAGCACGAAACGAAAGACCGTGAGTACTGACCGACATTTCCTCCTGTCTCACTTCGACGGTCTGCTGTTTGATGTTTAGCTGTCGAAGATAACCGAGGCTACTGACAATTCTTCTCGTCCTCAGCCCGTCCAGGACACAGATGATGTGAGCGATGAGCAGATTGCTAGACATCTGCAAATGGTTGAGGATGCTGAGGTAAACTGTTAAACTAAACCATCCATTGAGTAAAAGGCTTCTCGGTTAAGGCGGAGTTCCGCTCTTCCCGCGGAAACTTGACTCAAATTTGTACGCAAATGATTTTGATTTACGGAACGCGTAGTAAAATCCTAGTTatggtaaatatttgtatggaagGCGGCACGTTGCCTagtgggtagcacatctgcctcccagttacGAGGTTGGGGTTCGAATGCAggctttcctgtgtggcgtttgcatgttcgtTCTGTGCTTGCATGCGTTTTCTTCAGGTTTTCCGGTTGactcccgcatccccaaaacgtgCACGCTAGATTctttgaagactccaaattgtcctcGCGTGTTGATGCATGtgagtgaccagtccagggtgtagccttcccctcgcccaaagtcagccgggatgggTTCCAGCACACCCGGGACCCCCAGTGAGaataagcgctatagaagatTTGTATGGAAAACACTTAAaggccatgaatataaaacaatcggGTGAAAAAcacgggggggcggggggggtggtTGTAACTAGCTTTCATCAGTTTCCGACCATCTGCAACTAGTTTGGCTGTGATTCCAAGTGTCGGATCGCAAGTGAATGCCGTTCACGGCCGGGTTATATCGCATGATCTTTCACAACCAAACTTATGTTGGTGGGTACCAACCAATGGACATCTACATAAATACGCATCgtgttttttaaaagacagtAAAGCTGTTTACAATGTAATTCTGCCACTGACATTGATGCATAATTTGTGTTGAGTGCGGTAAACGATGGGGCCGTCATGTCCAGCAGTCTCTCCAATATCCACAGTCGCTTCTTCTCGGCCGCTTCATCTTTGTGCCGCCGCAGATGGAGAAACACACCAGCGCCACAGGGGCCAGGGCAGTCTGCATTTCCCTCGACATTCACACGCTGTGTTATTTGTATTTCACTAACATAAAATAGGTGGCGCTTGATAACGTTTCCAGATAAGAAAACAAggggttgcttttttttttttttttttttttttttttgtcgtcgtcgtcgttgcaGCGAGCGATAGTGTCAGCCGTCAACTGTCATTTGTTGGCAATTGATCTGTTCAGTTCCGCCCCGTCGCTGgtcacaaactagttcattgggCTCTGTTTATAAACTTCAAGCGCATGTAGGTACCgtcataaaccaaggacccgTCCGTGTAAGTGGCTAAACTGTCATGGTCTAGCTTTATCCTTTTTTCCTGAGAAAATTCTCTCTCGTAGTCTACTTTGCCTGCCAATATAGATCCTTCAAGACtcaacacatttcaaaagctcaacaaatgttgttttgaaaagctgcaaatCTGTATGAATCTACATTTGACAtgcatttctgtttgtttgaaTATAACCCACTGGAAATGTGAAAAGAACTGTTCTATTTAATCTTCAGCTTCTGATACTTTACgatgaatataaaatgttttctcaATTGGGCCTTAGCTGGAGAAGCAGATCCATGAAGATGAAGACTTTGCACAAACACTTGCCATGCTGGACGCGGAACCACAGGCGAAGAAGGTGATAACAATTTCAAGCACTAGTTACTGTTTCACGTCGGCATTTGTTGATATCCAACTTTTGTTTCGTGTTCTCTTCCAGGTGCGTAAAGGCTCGGACAAAAAAGAGGATCTTGAGGCCTTCCCCAGGAAGAGGACTGCACTCAGCCATTCAAAGGCCAACAGAAATGACAGCACGTCAGAGGACGTCAGAGGTCCTTCGCCCAAGAAAAACCCTGCTCTAGTCAAACCCAGTTCCAAACTGGGGATGATGAAGAAAAGGGATGAGGAACAAGAAGACGTGACCCCTCGCCAAGCACAGACAAATTTGAAAGTCTCGCCCAAAAAGGAGCCAATCAcagtttcatgccgagaaaagCTGCAGGCATCCAAAATAGGAACTACACTTAAAACATCTCCCACTGAGGCAGCGGTGAGTTGCAATTCATTCTGTACAATTGGTAGGTAGAGCCCATAAATGAGTACACACTCATGAAAAATAACCTTTGTATCCAGTTGTTacagaaaaacagcaaataacaaTTTTCTGAATTATGGCTTGACTTATCTGTGGTGGGATTCTTGTgacttacattaaaaaaatatatatatattttaactgAGCTCTGCTGGACGTTCATTAGTGTGTGTACTAGGGGTTGAACTGACTGACTCGTAGACATGTCAACCTTGTTTTGGTATTGAATGCCCCGGTGAAATCGACAGGTCGGGGGTTCTTAGCAGCGGTGCCGCAAGggtgtggaaatatttgacaaaGAATGAGATCAGTAGCACGGTCACTTTCAAATTATGCAAGTCTGTCCTCAAATATAATAAATGCACGGCCATTGGAAAAGGCACCCGCTAATGCTAGCTGTCGAACAGCGTTAGATCCTCATGTTAGCCGTCAGCAAATTTATCAGATGCCCTCCGCTAatggtgaaaagacacaaaacaaagCCATGCCGTGTTTGATcaataagccttttttttttcgtgtggaattgaatgaatgtttttgtcatccAAAAAACAGTGTTTCTGTCAACCATTAGCCTTGATCCGGCAGACCCGCTCACATTCCTCTTCCACTGGCGCCACCCCCGACTCACTCTTCCAATCACGGACAGTCGGATCTTAGAAAACTCTTGCAGCAATCCATGGAACACAATTGCAAGTTTGCTACAAACTACCCcttctggtttttttttaattctattattattagggttgggcatcatttgaatttgagcgattccagttccttatttcgattccggttccaaacaagTCTCTgttcagattcttttagggggctgggtcaaaaagtttgcatggtttaaataaagggtctccaaattatgaacatccattttcttagcagcctgcgcgcagcatagactaaaatgaacatttgaatccggcttctttataaccagtatcactatcaaacctatgcactaaaaggcaatgtgtgtggcacTCACCCAATTTACTtaatattcatgaattaatgtttcagctaaaggttaattatagcattgttaaaatagttatttgggacagtttcatcacgtcaaatggtttatatgtgcaagttttaacttgacttcctgttttaagcttgtagccttacGGTACACCGCACCGGAACtcggcattttggcacaaaaagtaacttcacacggcaccggttatttatttatgtatttatttttttaatggatggaacaaaATGCTATAAAAGGCTGCTTCCTTACCCTACGCACCGATGAGGcgcaaggttagtgtttgtgatgctgtgagacgtttatgtgaattttgtcccaattcattgtagtgtaaagttgctacggtgaagttttagctcaatgttaagcttttttttttttttttttttttttctgtcatcagctcttacgttggtttgaagactaaaatatacgctaaaaaccatcagtgcaaaagtgcaagcaaccgttgaCCTtattagctgtctcaatgttggcatcgacgtattttattgtttcactcacccaattgactgagagttgacttgactgaagccCCGCGccgtgtaggctgaggctcggagcgcgtcagacgctacacgtCGGAAaaaactcctttgcacaatatcaTCTTAtgccaagtgttgcactgaggcattcatttgaacaaacttAAGACACACTTATGTTTGCCGCCACCggtgggcacaagcacgtcttcgtgcgcgttctccgttggttttcgccacttcgtCTTCAGGGTGGGCGGACTGTAGgcgcctatcacagctgacttcgggcgagaggcggcacacgccctgaaccggtcgccagccaatcgcagggcacattgaaacaaacgaccatttgcgctgacattcacacctacaggcaatttagagtcttcaatcaacccaccacgcatgtttttgggatgtgggaggaaaccggagtgcccgaagaaaacccacgcaggcacggggagaacatgcaaactccacacaggcggggccggggattgaaccccggtcctcagaacagtgaggcagttgtgttaaccagtcgttcaccgtgccggcaagCGATTcatcaatcataaaaaaattacaaggaTTTGGACAAAAATTAACAAGATCACTAAGCGATGAATCATTTATCAAAAATCGTTATTGATTTATTAGATGATCAATTAGTCCTTGCCCCTCTATtcccagattaaaaaaaattttttttttttaaatttctccaTCCTGTTAGAGCACAAGGACTGATGaggcagagaagaagaagagcaacaCTTCGGCTTACCGGAATTACCTCAACAGAGATGGACCACGAGCACTGGGCTCCAAAGAAATCCCCACGGTACAGCATCCAAGTCATCAGCCCTCAGACGCGTGTTTTGCGTTGCGTTGCTCATCGCCAGCTGTTGCGGGTCTTCCAGGGCGCAGATAACTGTCTGGAGGGTTGCGCGTTTGTGCTGACGGGTGTTCTGGAGTCACTGGAGAGAGACGACACCAAATCCCTCATCGAGCGCCACGGCGGCAAAGTGACGGGCAACGTCAGCAAGAAGACCACCTACCTGGTGCGGGGCCGAGACAGCGGCGTCTCCAAGCTGGAGAAGGTGGCTCGCAGCTCGCCTTTTACACGTTGTGCTCATTGCAAGTGCACTTATATCAGTTCCAGTGGCTAAAGAAGTGGTTATGAACTATTTTGAATATGCAATAGATGATGTGTAATTCATTGTAACCCGACTGATTTATAGAATATAGCCCAGCTTTACTGTTTATGATGGCATCTCAAGTAGAAAGCGCAAATGTGTATAATGTAATGCGATTGAAGCAGGAGTAATAACTGTCTTCATTTTTTGTGATTCTGATGCTGCTCAGGCGGAGAGTTTTGGTACCAAAATCCTTAGTGAAGATGATCTGTTGGAGCTGATTAGGACCAAGCCAGGAAAGAAGTCCAAGTATGAGATCGCTGCAGAGGCTGAGGTCAGCACTCACTTGATtcgtaattgtattttttgttgctaACTGTTTTTAACtaacttaccgtattttccgcaccataaggcacaccggattgtaaggcgcagtctcaattacggggtctatttctgtacatAAGGCGCAGCGTATTATTCGGCGCATGCTAAAACACGGTAACtgaagcaaaactgagtttggttcaACTTTATTTTACTACGTATTGAAAAATACACTcgcattattttttgatcactcttttgtcacaaatccatcgaagtcctcattttctgtatctgaattgaacagcaaggcaatttcgccatcaaacatggcgggttccctctcgtcgttgtcggagtcagtctcgttgccgggcgGCTGTTCGGGAACGACGGCGGCTTTCGCGAATGCTCGGACAAAGcggataccttagcccaggcatccgcAATCCATTCCCGTATGgcggcgtaactcgcccggcgctgccgcCCAGTCTTAGTGAAGGTGTGTACGCCGTCTCTcgtccatcgctcccacgccgcccgtttacaccgatgtccagcggttggagttggctggcagttgctgcgccacggtagtccttgcgcgGATGGCGAGATGGCGCCTTTTCATAAAAGGAAAGCACCAAGGCGGACCTCCTCGAAAGTGTTCGATCTTCATGTCTGGTGCTAGCGTTATTGCCTTAGGTCGAAttgtgactgtagagacgcttctcccggctgttcttgtgcttgatttttgtatttattttttttaattctctcgCGGTTGCTCTAGTGTACGCATTACGTCCCTATGTCGCCGGGAAATGGTCCGACAGTCAATGAAGTGGAGAGCTTACCAAAATCGCACAACAAAATGTTtccagattttggaactcagtgcacacataaggcgcaccatagatttttgagaaaatgaaaggcttttaagtgcgccttatagagtggaaaatacagtatatattttgctGATTTCCTGTTTTATGAATCTCTTCATTCAGAGCAAAGCCTCAAAGACCAGGACTCCTCCGGGCCTGGTTTCAAAGATCCCCCCTAAAGCTTCAAAGATGTCTCCCTCCAAAGGCAACTCCAAATCCCCTCACACGCCGAGTCCCTCCAAGACTGGACAGAAAACCAGCCGCCGTGCCAAAACCACAGATGGCGGAACCCCACCCGGAAGAGGCTCCGTTCGTAGGGACTTGGGCTTTTCTTCGTCCGCCTCCTCATCTGCTGGCCCACACCCAAGAACGAAATCAGTAAATGAGGAAGGTGCCACTCTGCTGTGGGTGGACAAATATCGCCCGTGCTCGCTGAAGGCTGTGATAGGGCAGCAAGGGGACCAGAGCTGCGCCAGTAAGCTGCTGCGCTGGCTGCAAAACTGGTACAAGCATCACAGCAGCGGCGCCTCCAAACCACCAGGTAATGTGCCGCCTTGTTGGTCTTGTTGGGAGATATTTGTGCATCAGAGTTTAAGCCACTTGTTTTTCCTGGAAGAGAGTGCACATTTCCCTTTTATTTTCTGCTGTGTAGTTGCCAGATTTGGAAAGTTTGGGGCAGGAAAAGATGATGGATCCGGATACAAAGCTGCTCTGCTCTCCGGACCACCGGGTGTGGGGAAGACCACTACGGCAGCGCTGGTCTGCGAGGTGCGTCAGACACTATAGCATCGCGTTCGGCATTGTCGCGGCTGAGAATTAACGCGCATTTTCTTCCCTGTATTTTGTTCCACTGCGGGTGGACCAATAGGAGTTGGGCTTCAGCTACGTGGAGATGAATGCGAGTTGCACACGCAGCAAAACCAACCTGAAGGAAGTGGTTGCAGAGTCCCTTAACAACACCAGCATTGAGAGCTTCTACAAAGGTGGCCACTTGAAACACAAATATAGTTATTGGGACTGAGCCCTCaatgaaaaatcaaataaatccataaaaaaacatttagcatATTTATTTCTACTGTTCCACAACAAGCTATGGTCCCAAAAGTAATGTTTAGattgttttcccccccaaaaaatcatgcacacacacaaagtgaaacaCACGTGGAATTGATACTGAACATGTTCACCGTGCAGAAGTCCCATCAGAttagtaatccatacatacagcATTGACTCAATGATAACGTGAAGCGAGTTGTGTCGAGTGTACAGTGGACATTTCATGTTTCACGGCTGTATGATTGATTGGTAGGCACTTCCCAGAAAGTGAGCACTAAACACGTCTTGATCATGGACGAGGTGGACGGCATGGCGGGCAACGAGGATCGTGGCGGCGTGCAGGTGGACGCGCCGCTTCGCGCTTTATTGCCTTTTCAACCCCCTCTCTCGGGTGCTGACGAGCATTAGTGTCGTCCCGCAGGAATTGATCGGCCTCATCAAAACTTCCAAGATTCCCATCATCTGCATGTGCAACGATCGGAACCACCAGAAGATCAGATCGTTGGCCAATTACTGCTTTGATCTGCGCTTTCAGAGGCCACGGATGGAGCAGATCAAGGTGAGGAGAGCACATCCTGTTTCGGCTTCATAGTGCAAGCATGAAGACTGAGAAACACAAACATTGGGAAACATGTCTCGCTGTGGaggtttttgttttagaaatagACTACGTCAATGTTTCCAAGCTGAACATGGTCATCGCTGAAAACTGAGAAGAATTCAGCAGAATCTACTTGTAGTCATTGgagttcaggggccacataaaGCCTCAAATTTAGGACCACTAAAATCTTACCATAActgatataaaaaatattttctcttcccttcgtttgaatgcaaaacaaatcaaatacattagGAAAATCTTTACATTTAATGAACACCTATTTGAAACGGATAAATGTAGTATTACAGTAGTAtatatcaacttttttttttgtttttttacaggagCATAAGTCTCAAAATGATCCTTAGTTCCCACCACCACAATgtcttttgtattatttcagtCTCAATTTCATCCTGCGGGCCTGATTGTACCCCGTAGCGGGCTGGTTTTGGCCCCTGGGCCGTACGTTTAACACCCCCGAAGTAGATCCTTCACAGCTGAAGGCCACGCGGAAGCGACGGGTTCTGATGTTGTAATACCGAACTCCAGCCTCcgagttttttgtgttttctaacTTTGTAACCCTTTGAATTTTCACCTGTTGAGCCTGCATAACTGCCCCGCcacccttttcttttttcagtccGCTATGATGTCCATCGCGTTCAAGGAAGGAATCAAGATGCCGCCTCCCGCACTTAACGAGATTATCTTGGCGGCCAATCAAGACATCAGACAGGTTTCAAAGCGAAACAATCGCGACAGATGGTAAGGGTTGGGATCATTCGCGGCTAAAAGTGCGCTGGGGGCGTTTTCCTCAGGTGATCCATAACCTCAGCATGTGGTCGGCCAAAGACAAGGTGATGACCTACGACCAGTGCAAGTctgacgccgccgccgcccgcaAGGACCTGAAGATGGGGCCCTTTGACGTCTGCCGGAAGGTGTTCGCCGCCGGCGAGGAGACGGCGCACATGAGCCTCATCGACAAGTCCGATCTCTTCTTCCACGACTACTCGCTAGCGCCCCTCTTTGTCCAGGAGAATTACCTTCACGTTCGGCCCGCCGCCGCCGGGTGAGGGACACCGCCCGCTCCGTCCTCTCGCTTACGTCGAAACGTTGATCGCTCGCACGTCGTACAGTTCGCGGCGATTGACACGGCTGCGCTCTATCTAGCGGCGACGCCAAGTCCCACCTCGTGCTGCTCAGCAAGACGGCCGACGCCATCAGCGACGGAGACCTGGTGGACCGACGCATCCGCTCTGGCCAGAACTGGTCTTTGCTGCCCACGCAGGTACCACACACAGTTCTTTGGAATTTGGGCTTACAGTCTCTGAGAAGAGAACATACATCTCTTCTTAATTTGACATGCCACATCAAGGacaacactgcaaaaaaaaaagtatataaaatgaggcttctaAATTCTGAGAAATTGAGCCGAGCGTTTTCACTGAATGCGTGAAGCCGCACAGCGCTGAAAAGCGGGCTGTCAAAATCAAATTCACGGAGGGCCAAAAGTCCAAAGTCGTGGGCTAAACGCTATATTTATAGGAAATTGTGCCTGTTTTCCCTTCTCTCCGGCTGTGTAATGCTAAACCGTATCATCtgagaattaaaaaaacttttaagaTTATAAACACGAGGAATTCAAATGTGCAATAAAAGACAGATCAGTGTATTTATTGAACTCTTTATCAAATCTGTCATGAACAGATGATCTGCCTCCCGCTTGTCTCGAAAGCccccgttttccatcttttgtttggcaATTTTTGGGAAGAGGAAGTATAAATTTGGCCGAGGGGACTGGTCGCAACAGAAAAGGACTGCCGTGCCTACACacgagcaaagcattctgggatttgtagtaTTAGCGGTGCATGCACTGTAGACTTGCGGGCCAGCTCTCGTACACATTTCATATGGACTCGTGGGCCAAAGGCAATTaggggcctgagtttgacatttaTGGTCGAACCACTTCCTTtatgacaacaaataaaatcattttacacAATTTATTATGGAAACCATTTCTAAGTCTGAACAAATGTGAGGTTGACCCGCGTCGTGTATGTTTACCATGTGctcagatgatgatgatgatgatgtatcgCATTTGTTTGTAGGCCATCTACGCCAGTGTAATCCCAGGCGAACTCATGAAAGGTTACATGAGTCAGTTCCCATCTTTCCCGAGCTGGCTGGGCAAACATTCGTCGGCGGGCAAACATTCGCGCATCATCCAGGAGCTGGCATCGCACATGGCTTTGAAGTGAGCGCCGCACGCCGCGCCATTGACCTCAGCGGGGCTTTTTTCCCGGGGCGCTAAAGGTGTCCTGTCGGGTGCAGGACGATGAGCGGCGGGCGGGCGGTCAACTTGGACTACCTGCACTTCCTGCGGCAGGCCCTGCTCAGCCCGCTCCAGAAACTGGCGGCGGAGGGCGCCGGTCGCGCCGTGCGGCTGCTGGACGATTACCAGCTGGTCAGGGAGGACGTGGACGGCATGATG containing:
- the rfc1 gene encoding replication factor C subunit 1, with the translated sequence MDIRRFFAPSAHKATTNGNIGSTKRNPLSSDEEVKKKRESKMKKQETEVKQTRDRKKWKKRAVIDSDSDSEERDRKSKKSPRKKQKLSKAARSLKNEPVHCVLETDSDSDNFESLKKASINKQNGTSQKSRSSPSVKEAAKSLIKSSSVHLQIGAKCPSTPVTPKTAPPPQAKQTPTSVFDYFGNGSIQRSDKKLVASTKRKTPVQDTDDVSDEQIARHLQMVEDAELEKQIHEDEDFAQTLAMLDAEPQAKKVRKGSDKKEDLEAFPRKRTALSHSKANRNDSTSEDVRGPSPKKNPALVKPSSKLGMMKKRDEEQEDVTPRQAQTNLKVSPKKEPITVSCREKLQASKIGTTLKTSPTEAASTRTDEAEKKKSNTSAYRNYLNRDGPRALGSKEIPTGADNCLEGCAFVLTGVLESLERDDTKSLIERHGGKVTGNVSKKTTYLVRGRDSGVSKLEKAESFGTKILSEDDLLELIRTKPGKKSKYEIAAEAESKASKTRTPPGLVSKIPPKASKMSPSKGNSKSPHTPSPSKTGQKTSRRAKTTDGGTPPGRGSVRRDLGFSSSASSSAGPHPRTKSVNEEGATLLWVDKYRPCSLKAVIGQQGDQSCASKLLRWLQNWYKHHSSGASKPPVARFGKFGAGKDDGSGYKAALLSGPPGVGKTTTAALVCEELGFSYVEMNASCTRSKTNLKEVVAESLNNTSIESFYKGTSQKVSTKHVLIMDEVDGMAGNEDRGGVQELIGLIKTSKIPIICMCNDRNHQKIRSLANYCFDLRFQRPRMEQIKSAMMSIAFKEGIKMPPPALNEIILAANQDIRQVIHNLSMWSAKDKVMTYDQCKSDAAAARKDLKMGPFDVCRKVFAAGEETAHMSLIDKSDLFFHDYSLAPLFVQENYLHVRPAAAGGDAKSHLVLLSKTADAISDGDLVDRRIRSGQNWSLLPTQAIYASVIPGELMKGYMSQFPSFPSWLGKHSSAGKHSRIIQELASHMALKTMSGGRAVNLDYLHFLRQALLSPLQKLAAEGAGRAVRLLDDYQLVREDVDGMMEMASWGGRPDPYSKLDSKVKAAFTRAYNKEVHLTPYSLQAVKKGRRAGGQESELGAQDAEKDGVASDDEEGMDAMIKQKKTKATKKEKAEDSGKGKGKAKK